In Ammospiza caudacuta isolate bAmmCau1 chromosome 2, bAmmCau1.pri, whole genome shotgun sequence, a genomic segment contains:
- the SLCO2B1 gene encoding solute carrier organic anion transporter family member 2B1: MTGSSQPDVARSRLCRSPFLSIKFFVFCHGLLQLSQLLVSGYLKSSISTIERRYGLSSQTSGLLASFNEVGNTLLIVFVSYLGSRVHRPRLIGCGALLVSLAGFLMALPHFLTGPYEYDRSVASTFSNTTDLCQPGALGAGANLSDASCPPHGSRENHEVLLVMFVAQALLGIGGVPIQPFGISYIDDFASHRNSPLYLGILFSLTVVGPGVAFMLGSAMLRFYVDIDKVTSAEVQLTNKDPRWVGAWWLGFLVAASLVALCALPYFFFPREMPKEVVRGEDRGSKKKEDMLSQLRPRSQHTESLSLMEFIRRFPVVLLRNLRHPVYLLVVLAQVNLSAMVAGLATFMGKFLERQFSLTASLANMIIGAVNIPGAMVGIVVGGAILKRFQMSLRQCSALCVLGMLLCLLTAFPLLFLGCPTQKVAGVTHWDSSGSGHHAMACNARCHCPERGFNPVCGPDGVEYASPCSAGCSGLALRPDGSVLNYTGCSCVGAAGAARPGPCGTGCSHLFVPFVVLSCLAGILASTSHTPSFMLILRSIQPEDKSFAVGIQFMLLRVLAWMPGPVLYGSAIDTTCVLWERRCERRAACRYYDNTLFRHRYLGLQFFFEVGAFLCFVAVYVILRKQEREASQAEETKADPEKEKLAGKSTKSPESKV; encoded by the exons TTCTTTGTGTTCTGCCacgggctgctgcagctctcccagctcctggtctCGGGCTACCTGAAGAGCTCCATCTCCACCATCGAGCGCCGCTACGGCCTCTCCAGCCAGACCTCGGGGCTGCTGGCCTCCTTCAACGAG gttgGGAACACGCTGCTGATCGTCTTTGTCAGCTACCTGGGCAGCCGCGTGCACCGGCCGCGCCTCATCGGCTGCGgggccctgctggtgtccctggcCGGCTTCCTCATGGCCCTGCCACACTTCCTCACGGGGCCCTACGAGTACGACCGCTCCGTGGCCA GCACCTTCAGCAACACCACGGACCTGTGCCAGCCCGGGGCCCTGGGCGCTGGGGCCAACCTGAGCGACGCCAGCTGCCCTCCCCACGGCTCCAGGGAGAACCACGAGGTGCTGCTGGTGATGTTCgtggcccaggccctgctgggcaTCGGCGGCGTGCCCATCCAGCCCTTCGGCATCTCCTACATCGACGACTTCGCCAGCCACAGGAACTCCCCCCTCTACCTGG GAATCCTGTTCTCCCTGACGGTCGTGGGGCCGGGGGTGGCCTTcatgctgggctctgccatGCTCAGGTTCTACGTGGACATCGACAAAGTAACATCAG CTGAGGTGCAGCTCACCAACAAGGACCCGCGCTGGGTGGGGGCCTGGTGGCTCGGCTTCCTGGTGGCCGCCAGCCTGGTGGCCCTGTGCGCCCTGCCATACTTCTTCTTCCCACGGGAAATGCCTAAAGAG gtggtAAGAGGGGAGGACAGAGGCAGCAAGAAGAAGGAGGACATGCTGAGCCAGCTCAGGCCGAGGTCCCAGCACACGGAGAGCCTCTCCCTGATGGAGTTCATCAGAC GTTTCCCCGTGGTGCTGCTGAGGAACCTGAGGCACCCCGTGTacctgctggtggtgctggctCAGGTCAACCTCTCTGCCATGGTGGCTGGCTTGGCAACCTTCATGGGCAAGTTCCTGGAGAGGCAGTTCTCCCTCACAGCCTCCCTGGCCAACATGATCATTG GCGCTGTGAACATCCCCGGGGCCATGGTGGGGATCGTGGTGGGCGGTGCCATCCTGAAGCGGTTCCAGATGtccctgaggcagtgcagtgccctgtgtgtgctcggcatgctgctctgcctgctcaccGCCTTTCCCCTGCTCTTCCTGGGCTGCCCCACGCAGAAGGTGGCCGGTGTCACCCACTGGGACAG ctctggctctggccACCACGCCATGGCGTGCAACGCGCGGTGCCACTGCCCCGAGCGCGGCTTCAACCCCGTGTGCGGCCCCGACGGCGTGGAGTACGCgtccccctgctctgctggctgcagcgGCCTGGCCCTGCGCCCCGACGGCTCCGTGCTG AACTACACGGGCTGCAGCTGCGTCGGGGCAGCGGGCGCTGCCAGGCCAGGCCCCTGTGGCACCGGCTGCTCCCACCTCTTCGTGCCCTTCGTGgtgctctcctgcctggctggcaTCCTGGCCAGCACCTCCCACACGCCCTCCTTCATGCTCATCCTCAG gagcATCCAGCCTGAAGACAAATCATTTGCTGTCGGCATACAGTTCATGCTGCTGAGAGTTTTAG CATGGATGCCGGGCCCGGTGCTGTACGGCAGCGCCATCGACACCACCTGCGTGCTGTGGGAGAGGCGCTGCGAGCGCAGGGCAGCCTGCAGATACTACGACAATACCCTCTTCAGGCACAG GTACCTGGGGCTGCAGTTCTTCTTCGAGGTGGGCGCCTTCCTGTGCTTCGTGGCCGTGTATGTGATCCTCaggaagcaggagagggaaGCCAGCCAGGCAGAGGAGACGAAGGCAGACCCAGAGAAGGAGAAACTGGCGGGAAAGTCCACAAAGAGCCCAGAATCCAAAGTGTGA